A stretch of Ipomoea triloba cultivar NCNSP0323 chromosome 13, ASM357664v1 DNA encodes these proteins:
- the LOC116001279 gene encoding uncharacterized protein LOC116001279, whose amino-acid sequence MPPRRSVPASNDDNISAMDRMAQAMERLAEFILGQQAQNQNQGQSRVDFAKAIANRQPPYYAGENDPVILEEWIRTFDKFLNAVNCPTDQRVPSAVYYLTKVADNWWATVGPDLLQDPDFGWEEFKVELRGQFYTERITGIKCEEFLRLKQKGATIQEYHNKYVELMRFAQEIMPDEASKARRFVHGLDWDVRRAITPFMCSTLKEAYDRASDHYQVYLDQQELYGRNKRKADDKPQKFQLGNKKANQGSFNPKQGRGREGINQGNRPACRKCGRNHPGENCQGIRIKCYKCGLLGPKAFECRTQVDNLQKSLQNASQGRRFNREHRPDVRRDRK is encoded by the coding sequence ATGCCACCTCGACGAAGTGTGCCTGCTAGTAACGACGACAACATCTCAGCAATGGATCGTATGGCCCAGGCAATGGAAAGACTGGCTGAGTTCATACTGGGTCAGCAAGCCCAGAACCAAAACCAAGGGCAGTCACGGGTTGACTTTGCTAAAGCAATAGCAAACCGACAACCACCGTATTACGCTGGAGAAAACGACCCGGTGATCTTGGAGGAATGGATCCGGACGTTCGACAAATTTCTTAATGCAGTAAACTGTCCTACGGATCAGCGAGTACCTTCCGCAGTCTATTACCTGACGAAAGtcgcagacaactggtgggcaACAGTTGGACCTGACCTCCTGCAAGACCCAGAttttggctgggaggaattcaaagtggaattgagaggacaattctacacgGAGCGTATTACGGGGATCAAATGCGAAGAATTCTTACGACTAAAGCAAAAGGGAGCAACCATCCAAGAATACCATAACAAATACGTGGAGCTGATGCGTTTCGCTCAAGAAATCATGCCTGACGAGGCGAGTAAGGCAAGAAGATTCGTCCATGGACTGGACTGGGACGTAAGAAGGGCGATCACACCGTTCATGTGCTCTACTCTGAAGGAGGCATACGATAGGGCATCGGATCACTATCAGGTGTATTTGGACCAACAGGAACTTTACGGCCGAAACAAACGGAAGGCTGATGATAAACCACAGAAATTCCAGTTAGGAAATAAGAAAGCTAACCAAGGTAGCTTTAACCCAAAACAAGGAAGAGGAAGGGAAGGAATTAATCAGGGAAACCGTCCTGCTTGCCGGAAATGTGGAAGGAATCATCCGGGAGAGAATTGTCAAGGAATAAGGATTAAGTGCTACAAGTGTGGCCTCTTGGGACCCAAGGCCTTTGAGTGCCGAACCCAGGTAGACAATCTCCAAAAATCCCTGCAAAATGCAagccaaggaagaagatttAATAGGGAACACCGGCCAGATGTCCGCAGAGACAGAAAATAA